A region of Granulicella aggregans DNA encodes the following proteins:
- the ppk1 gene encoding polyphosphate kinase 1 has product MTTKSVSAPSTRRRNPAKAANTPAPPPEPPPVETLFFSRDESWLHFNERVLEEAQDPSNPLLERVKFLAITASNLDEFVEIRVAGILQRIEDGISMPQPADEGGLSPQQRLDRLSVLLARFVETQYNCWNEQLLPALEKEKIRTLKFADLSSKQRAHALNFYANEVDPLLTPVTIDPSHPFPRVLNKALCIALLLRHKRKGNTTTALGVVTVPRSLPRLVCLPSSAGTYDFILLHELIESQVDKMFPGYEVLSRSAFRVTRNSNLYMQEEESRSVLESVRSELHNRRKGDAVRLEIEDGANEEIIERLRTNFELDPWQVFRTKGPVNLSRMMNLPSEVKRSDLKYPDFKAREFKIDAKSTDIFDQIRKGDILFHHPFDSYKVVEDFITAGALDPHVMSMKQTLYRTSKDSSIFRALTDAGQNKEVTVVVELMARFDEDSNIRWARELEDAGVGVYHGIFGFKTHCKLALLVRRDPDGVIRRYVHLGTGNYNPVTSRFYTDISLLTANPEITAAVQHVFNYLTAEAESDGYKPLLVAPLTMASTFLELIAREAEHAKEGKPAGIIAKVNGLLDRATVEALYEASKAGVQIDLIVRGMCSLRPGVPGLSENIRVRSIVGRFLEHSRIFIFENGGHSEIFCGSADWMARNLHERCEVVFPITDTALRHRVRDEIIGSYLADTRKARLLQPDGHYERATHKGQGFSAQTHLMCLADPSMGDTSRPGTDE; this is encoded by the coding sequence ATGACGACCAAATCCGTAAGCGCCCCCTCGACTCGACGCAGGAATCCCGCGAAGGCAGCTAACACGCCCGCGCCGCCGCCGGAACCACCACCCGTGGAGACACTCTTCTTCTCCCGCGACGAGTCCTGGCTGCACTTCAACGAGCGCGTCCTCGAAGAGGCCCAGGACCCCTCAAACCCTCTGCTGGAGCGCGTCAAGTTCCTCGCCATCACCGCGAGCAACCTCGACGAGTTCGTAGAAATCCGCGTCGCCGGAATCCTGCAGCGCATCGAAGACGGCATCAGCATGCCGCAGCCTGCCGACGAAGGCGGCCTCTCTCCGCAACAACGCCTCGACCGTCTCAGTGTCCTCCTCGCCCGTTTCGTGGAGACTCAGTACAACTGCTGGAACGAACAGCTACTCCCCGCCCTCGAAAAGGAAAAGATCCGCACGCTGAAGTTCGCCGACCTCAGCTCCAAACAACGGGCACACGCTCTCAACTTCTATGCGAATGAGGTCGACCCGCTTCTCACCCCGGTCACCATCGACCCCTCCCACCCCTTCCCTCGCGTCCTCAACAAAGCCCTCTGCATCGCCCTTCTGCTCCGCCACAAACGCAAAGGAAACACCACCACGGCCCTTGGCGTCGTCACCGTCCCACGTTCGCTCCCACGCCTCGTCTGCCTGCCATCATCTGCAGGCACCTACGACTTCATCCTCCTCCACGAACTCATCGAGTCCCAGGTCGACAAGATGTTTCCCGGCTACGAGGTTCTCTCCCGCTCCGCCTTCCGCGTCACCCGCAACAGCAACCTCTACATGCAGGAAGAAGAGTCGCGCTCCGTCCTCGAAAGCGTCCGCTCCGAGCTCCATAACCGCCGCAAGGGCGACGCGGTCCGCCTCGAGATCGAGGACGGCGCCAACGAAGAGATCATCGAACGCCTGCGCACCAACTTCGAGCTCGACCCCTGGCAGGTCTTCCGCACCAAGGGCCCGGTCAACCTCTCCCGCATGATGAACCTCCCCTCGGAGGTCAAGCGGTCCGACCTGAAGTATCCCGACTTCAAGGCGCGCGAGTTCAAGATCGACGCAAAATCCACCGACATCTTCGACCAGATCCGCAAGGGTGACATCCTCTTCCATCACCCCTTCGACTCCTACAAGGTCGTTGAGGACTTCATCACCGCCGGCGCTCTTGATCCTCACGTGATGTCGATGAAGCAGACCCTCTACCGCACCAGCAAAGACTCCTCCATCTTCCGTGCCCTCACCGATGCCGGACAGAACAAGGAGGTCACCGTCGTCGTCGAACTGATGGCCCGCTTCGACGAAGACTCCAACATCCGCTGGGCCCGCGAACTGGAAGACGCTGGCGTCGGCGTCTACCACGGCATCTTCGGCTTCAAAACACACTGCAAGCTCGCCTTGCTGGTTCGCCGCGACCCAGACGGAGTTATCCGCCGTTACGTCCATCTCGGCACGGGAAACTATAACCCCGTCACCTCGCGCTTCTACACCGACATCAGCCTCCTCACGGCGAACCCCGAGATCACCGCCGCCGTCCAACACGTCTTCAACTACCTCACCGCTGAGGCCGAATCAGACGGCTACAAGCCGCTCCTCGTCGCTCCCTTGACGATGGCGTCGACCTTCCTCGAACTCATCGCGCGAGAAGCAGAGCACGCGAAGGAAGGCAAGCCCGCAGGCATCATCGCCAAGGTAAACGGTCTCCTCGATCGCGCCACCGTCGAGGCCCTCTACGAAGCCTCGAAGGCCGGAGTCCAGATCGACCTGATCGTTCGTGGCATGTGCTCGCTCCGTCCCGGCGTGCCCGGCCTCAGCGAAAACATCCGCGTCCGCTCCATCGTAGGCCGCTTCCTGGAGCACAGCCGCATCTTCATCTTCGAAAATGGCGGCCACTCCGAGATCTTCTGCGGCAGCGCCGACTGGATGGCCCGCAATCTCCACGAACGCTGCGAGGTTGTCTTTCCCATCACCGACACAGCTCTCCGGCACCGCGTCCGCGACGAGATTATTGGCAGCTACCTCGCCGACACCCGCAAGGCGCGCCTCCTTCAACCGGACGGCCATTATGAGCGCGCAACCCATAAAGGCCAGGGCTTCAGCGCCCAGACCCACCTCATGTGCCTCGCCGATCCCTCCATGGGCGACACCAGCAGGCCCGGAACCGACGAATAG
- a CDS encoding response regulator transcription factor, translating to MRVLVVEDDCALGGFLLKGLKLDGHEVEWVEDGQSALDRMADRRPALLILDLSLPKKDGTEVLEELLGRFDGMAVLVLTGRCDLEVRIRCLNLGADDCMLKPFNLSELRARCRALLRRREQYADPVLRVGGLELNRIERKVTRDGQIVDLTTKEFALLEFLLQHRGLCCSRSELLREVWQMKADTGTNVVDVYINYLRRKLATAYGMAHGRNLESGESAAGAAVSEPGSELIETVRGEGYRLAEPSAAFSSVGDSTRKPVRSVRPEPVQGSVVVGGLAWRA from the coding sequence ATGCGAGTCTTAGTTGTGGAAGACGATTGTGCTCTTGGCGGATTTCTTCTCAAAGGGTTGAAGCTCGACGGCCACGAGGTCGAGTGGGTCGAGGATGGTCAGTCTGCGCTGGACCGGATGGCAGACCGGCGGCCCGCGCTTCTCATCCTGGATCTGAGTCTCCCTAAGAAAGACGGGACAGAGGTGCTTGAGGAGCTGCTTGGGCGCTTCGACGGTATGGCTGTGCTGGTGCTTACCGGGCGGTGCGATCTTGAGGTCCGGATTCGGTGTCTGAATCTTGGGGCTGACGACTGCATGCTGAAGCCATTCAACCTGAGTGAACTTCGTGCTCGCTGCCGAGCTTTGCTGCGCCGGCGCGAACAGTATGCCGATCCCGTGCTTCGTGTCGGCGGTTTGGAGTTGAACCGGATTGAGCGCAAGGTCACGCGCGATGGCCAGATCGTCGATCTGACGACGAAAGAGTTTGCGCTGTTGGAGTTTTTACTACAGCACCGAGGGCTCTGCTGCAGCCGGAGCGAGTTGCTGCGTGAGGTGTGGCAGATGAAGGCGGACACCGGGACAAACGTGGTCGATGTGTATATCAACTATCTGCGGCGGAAGCTCGCGACCGCGTATGGGATGGCGCACGGGCGAAACCTGGAGTCGGGCGAGAGTGCGGCAGGTGCCGCAGTTAGCGAGCCTGGTTCGGAGCTGATCGAGACGGTACGCGGAGAAGGATACCGGCTCGCCGAACCGTCGGCGGCCTTTTCGAGTGTTGGAGATTCCACCAGAAAGCCCGTCCGGAGTGTACGGCCGGAGCCGGTCCAGGGATCGGTTGTGGTTGGCGGTTTAGCCTGGCGAGCGTGA
- a CDS encoding acetyl-CoA C-acyltransferase — protein MNDVVIVSAVRTAVGKAPRGTLKTTRPDDLAAFAIQGALARVPQLDKAEVEDVILGCAMPEAEQGMNVARVASFRAGLPITASGMTINRYCASGLQSIAIAADRIRGGGADVIVAGGTESMSYIPFGGNKISINPWLMENYPGSYMSMGLTAERVATHYGITREAMDQFSYESHQKALAAIEGGKFDDEIVPVLVTSSAVSNEKGKAKAVTSEAVFSKDEGPRADTSLEALAKLKPVFHAKGTVTAGNSSQTSDGAAAAVVMSAARAAALGIAPMAKFVAFAYAGCDPEEMGIGPIHAIPKVLKMAGLSLEDIGLFELNEAFAAQSLAVLKVLGIDPAKVNVNGGAIALGHPLGCTGAKLTATLLREMPRRGVKYGIVTMCVGGGMGAAGIFERAS, from the coding sequence ATGAATGATGTGGTGATTGTTTCGGCGGTGCGGACGGCGGTGGGGAAGGCTCCGAGGGGGACTTTGAAGACTACGCGGCCCGATGATCTGGCGGCGTTTGCGATTCAGGGGGCGCTGGCGCGGGTGCCGCAGTTGGATAAGGCCGAGGTGGAGGACGTGATCCTGGGCTGCGCGATGCCGGAGGCGGAGCAGGGGATGAACGTCGCTCGGGTGGCGAGCTTCCGCGCGGGGCTGCCGATTACGGCGTCGGGGATGACGATCAATCGGTACTGCGCTTCGGGGTTGCAGTCGATTGCGATTGCGGCGGACAGGATTCGCGGGGGTGGTGCGGATGTGATTGTTGCGGGTGGGACGGAGAGCATGTCTTATATTCCGTTTGGCGGGAACAAGATTTCGATCAATCCGTGGTTGATGGAGAACTATCCGGGAAGTTATATGTCGATGGGGCTGACGGCGGAGCGGGTGGCGACGCACTACGGCATTACGCGGGAGGCGATGGACCAGTTTTCGTATGAGTCGCACCAGAAGGCGCTGGCGGCGATTGAGGGCGGAAAGTTCGATGATGAGATTGTGCCGGTTTTGGTTACAAGTTCTGCGGTGAGTAATGAGAAGGGCAAGGCGAAGGCTGTTACGTCGGAGGCTGTATTCAGCAAGGATGAGGGGCCGAGGGCGGATACTTCGCTGGAGGCGCTGGCGAAGTTGAAGCCGGTGTTTCATGCGAAGGGGACGGTGACGGCGGGGAACTCTTCGCAGACGTCGGATGGAGCGGCTGCGGCGGTGGTGATGTCGGCGGCTCGGGCGGCGGCGCTGGGGATTGCGCCGATGGCGAAGTTTGTGGCGTTCGCGTATGCCGGGTGTGATCCGGAGGAGATGGGCATTGGGCCGATTCATGCGATTCCGAAGGTGTTGAAGATGGCGGGGCTGTCGCTGGAGGACATTGGGCTGTTCGAGTTGAACGAGGCGTTCGCGGCGCAGTCGCTGGCGGTGCTGAAGGTGCTGGGGATCGATCCGGCGAAGGTGAATGTGAATGGTGGGGCGATTGCTCTGGGGCATCCTCTGGGATGTACGGGGGCTAAGTTGACGGCGACTTTGTTGCGGGAGATGCCTCGGCGGGGTGTGAAGTATGGGATTGTGACGATGTGTGTTGGTGGTGGGATGGGCGCGGCTGGGATATTTGAGAGGGCTAGCTAG
- a CDS encoding acyl-CoA dehydrogenase family protein, translated as MATMTAPIPTAKKIAGGAFLISDAVPADCFFPEDFTEEQKQIAETTAKFAANEIVPVSDAIEAKEFAVTRRLIKEASELGLTSVDIPEEYGGLEMDKVTSAIIADNIAKQGSFSVAFSAHVGIGTLPIVWYGTEAQKKKYLPKLASGEFIGAYALSESTSGSDAMNPRSRAVLSEDGTHYTINGEKMWITNGGFADIYTVFAKCAIPDGEKAGEEKLTAFLVERGTPGFSVGKEEHKLGIRGSSTCPLILADCKVPVENLLGEVGKGSHIAFNVLNVGRFKLGAAAVGGAREAFGHGIRYAKERKAFGKSISEFGLIQEKIAECAVGIFAGEALCYRTVGMIDQALADVDHKDTKAIQKQIENYAVECSIVKVWASEMLDMVVDHVVQIYAGYGYVEEYPAERAYRDARINRIFEGTNEINRLIITGWLMKSAMSGKLPLMQAIKTLMDEVMAGPVEKEEREGALAEEFGLLASAKKLALFVAGAATQKYMAAIADEQEVMAAIADMIIQVFVMESCILRAEKISSRKAGSGPNKDVAVAMAKIYAAGAMEVVESSAKKVIAAVAEGDMLRTQLTILRRLAKHDPADTIGLKRMVAGHVIRAGRYSI; from the coding sequence ATGGCTACTATGACCGCACCTATCCCTACCGCTAAGAAGATTGCTGGCGGCGCGTTTCTTATCTCGGATGCTGTTCCGGCGGATTGCTTCTTTCCGGAGGACTTTACAGAAGAACAGAAGCAGATCGCTGAGACTACCGCCAAGTTCGCGGCGAATGAGATTGTGCCGGTGAGCGACGCCATTGAGGCGAAGGAGTTCGCGGTGACGCGAAGGCTGATCAAGGAGGCGTCGGAGCTGGGGCTTACTTCGGTGGATATTCCGGAGGAGTATGGCGGGCTGGAGATGGACAAGGTGACCTCGGCGATCATCGCGGACAATATTGCGAAGCAGGGGAGCTTTTCGGTCGCGTTCTCGGCGCATGTGGGGATTGGGACGTTGCCGATTGTCTGGTACGGGACGGAGGCGCAGAAGAAGAAGTATCTGCCGAAGCTGGCTTCGGGTGAGTTTATAGGGGCGTATGCGTTGTCGGAGTCAACGTCGGGGTCGGATGCGATGAATCCGCGCAGCCGCGCGGTGCTGAGCGAGGATGGCACGCACTACACGATCAATGGCGAGAAGATGTGGATCACCAATGGCGGGTTCGCGGACATCTATACGGTGTTTGCGAAGTGCGCGATTCCGGATGGCGAAAAGGCTGGGGAAGAGAAGCTGACGGCATTCCTGGTGGAGCGGGGGACGCCGGGATTCTCCGTTGGGAAGGAGGAGCACAAGCTGGGGATTCGCGGGTCTTCGACTTGCCCGCTGATTTTGGCGGATTGCAAGGTGCCTGTCGAGAACCTGCTGGGTGAGGTGGGCAAGGGATCGCATATTGCGTTCAACGTGTTGAATGTGGGCCGGTTCAAGCTAGGTGCGGCGGCGGTCGGCGGAGCGCGTGAGGCGTTTGGGCATGGGATTCGGTATGCGAAGGAGCGGAAGGCGTTTGGGAAGTCGATCTCGGAGTTTGGGCTGATCCAGGAGAAGATCGCGGAGTGCGCGGTCGGGATCTTTGCGGGCGAGGCGCTGTGCTACAGAACGGTGGGGATGATCGACCAGGCGCTGGCGGATGTGGACCACAAGGATACGAAGGCGATCCAGAAGCAGATCGAGAACTACGCGGTGGAGTGCAGCATTGTGAAGGTGTGGGCTTCGGAGATGCTGGATATGGTGGTCGACCATGTGGTGCAGATCTACGCGGGGTATGGGTATGTGGAGGAGTATCCGGCGGAGCGGGCTTATCGCGATGCGCGGATCAACCGGATCTTTGAGGGGACGAACGAGATCAATCGGCTGATTATTACCGGGTGGCTGATGAAGTCGGCGATGAGCGGGAAGCTGCCGCTGATGCAAGCGATCAAGACGCTGATGGACGAGGTGATGGCTGGGCCGGTGGAGAAGGAAGAGCGCGAGGGAGCGCTGGCGGAGGAGTTCGGGTTGCTGGCGTCTGCGAAGAAGCTGGCGCTGTTTGTGGCCGGGGCGGCGACGCAGAAGTACATGGCGGCAATCGCGGACGAGCAGGAGGTGATGGCGGCGATTGCGGACATGATTATCCAGGTGTTTGTGATGGAGAGCTGCATTCTGCGGGCGGAGAAGATCTCGTCCCGGAAGGCTGGCTCTGGGCCGAATAAGGACGTTGCGGTCGCGATGGCGAAGATCTATGCGGCGGGGGCGATGGAGGTTGTCGAGTCCTCGGCGAAGAAGGTGATTGCGGCGGTGGCGGAGGGCGATATGCTGCGGACGCAGTTGACGATCCTTCGGCGGCTGGCCAAGCATGACCCGGCGGATACGATCGGGTTGAAGCGGATGGTGGCGGGGCATGTGATCAGGGCGGGACGGTACTCGATCTAG
- a CDS encoding sigma-54 dependent transcriptional regulator — MNSPQSSTGENGASASRTVIVASTDVALRARLRANLMNLRWQVREASGGAEAIALLDASPAEALMLDSWLPDLDVVELAGHIRTSHPAIDLLRIDGTSENDGVRSPRRNELLHALREAQDALPATDTAVWAAAALSIPRGSGQSASVRVFPASAQDRIRMASPEGRPTEGTLPELVGQSEAMLELARLIRMVAPRSTSVLIEGETGTGKEVVARALHRLSVRSQKPFVVLNCAAIPEALLEAELFGHTRGAFTGAVASRTGRIEAAHGGTLFLDEIGEMPLALQAKMLRFLECGELQRVGDNETLRVDVRVVAATHQPLEQRAKEKSFRLDLYHRLAVFPIEVPALRERREDVEILAEHFLEQMGKDSPRKRLSEEGLVRLQTYSWPGNVRELMHVLERGVILAQDRQEIRAADLRFGRVTSAA; from the coding sequence ATGAACTCACCACAGAGCAGCACGGGAGAGAACGGAGCTTCAGCCAGTCGAACGGTGATTGTGGCGAGCACTGATGTGGCTTTGCGCGCGCGGCTGCGGGCAAACTTGATGAATCTTCGCTGGCAGGTGCGAGAGGCGAGCGGCGGAGCCGAGGCGATCGCTCTGTTGGACGCATCGCCGGCCGAGGCTTTGATGCTGGATAGCTGGCTGCCCGACCTCGATGTCGTGGAGCTTGCGGGGCATATTCGCACCTCGCATCCGGCGATCGATCTTCTACGGATCGATGGGACGAGTGAGAATGATGGCGTACGGAGTCCGAGGCGAAACGAGTTGCTGCATGCTCTACGCGAGGCTCAGGACGCTTTGCCGGCTACAGACACCGCGGTGTGGGCTGCGGCTGCGCTGTCGATTCCCAGAGGGAGTGGACAGAGTGCCAGCGTTCGAGTCTTCCCGGCGAGCGCGCAGGATCGGATTCGCATGGCTTCTCCTGAGGGACGTCCGACGGAGGGCACTCTGCCAGAGTTGGTGGGTCAGAGTGAGGCGATGCTGGAGCTGGCGCGGCTGATTCGCATGGTTGCGCCACGGTCGACGTCGGTCTTGATCGAGGGAGAGACCGGGACAGGCAAGGAAGTAGTAGCGCGTGCGTTACACCGTCTCAGCGTCCGCTCGCAAAAGCCGTTTGTGGTGCTGAACTGCGCCGCGATTCCCGAGGCGCTGCTGGAGGCGGAACTCTTCGGGCATACGCGTGGTGCGTTCACGGGCGCGGTCGCATCGCGAACGGGCCGGATCGAAGCGGCGCACGGTGGCACACTCTTCCTGGACGAGATCGGCGAGATGCCGCTGGCGTTGCAGGCGAAGATGCTGCGGTTTCTGGAGTGCGGCGAGCTACAGAGGGTGGGAGACAATGAGACGCTACGCGTGGATGTGCGCGTAGTGGCTGCGACGCATCAGCCGCTGGAGCAGCGGGCAAAAGAGAAGTCCTTCCGTCTGGATCTCTATCATCGGCTGGCTGTCTTCCCGATTGAGGTTCCTGCGCTTCGCGAACGAAGAGAAGATGTGGAGATCCTTGCGGAGCACTTCCTGGAACAGATGGGGAAGGACTCTCCCAGGAAGAGACTGAGCGAAGAGGGGTTGGTGCGGCTGCAGACATACTCGTGGCCGGGCAATGTTCGTGAGCTGATGCATGTGCTGGAGCGGGGAGTGATTCTTGCGCAGGACAGGCAGGAGATTCGCGCTGCGGACCTGCGGTTTGGGAGAGTGACGAGCGCGGCTTAG
- a CDS encoding protease pro-enzyme activation domain-containing protein: protein MLKFLFRRLLPALASLSVIAPGAQAAVQNRIAAVGSSQAVALAHSVSPKVSSAGMTDLGEADGTKALSTITLRFAMTAAQKAGLIQLLEDQQNPASSKYHQWLTPEQFAAKFGMSSGDLATVSQWLTGQGFKVTEVARSGTFIQASGTVAQAQAAFKTSIHRVSVNGEEHIANVTPVTLPAGIASVVGSVSGLDDFRLKPHLRVHQVPAITSPKFTSSVSGNNYVAPGDFYTIYDEKPLLSSSINGTGITIAVAGQTDISLSDVTAFRSAAGLSTNLPTVKLYGNDPGTPLTDGVADDESEADLDIEWSGAVAPSASILYVNSTDVFNSLTQIIDNKLAPIASISYGDCESNEGTSTLESYNALFMQANAQGITIVGPAGDSGATDCDYQVTSATQGLAVDFPASSPYVTGMGGTMFNEGTGTYWEAASGSDVINSATSYIPENVWNETAVDIAAGGYLSAGGGGFSSYFTKPYWQTGTGVPNDFARDVPDLALNAAADHDGYLFCSQGSCVNGFRTASGNLNVVGGTSVSTPAFAAILALVEQKIGSSIGNANPVIYALANSTYYNTDFHDVTVGNNASPCTAGTKDCPSGGSIGYSANVGYDQATGWGSVDAYNLVNTWSLVTPISSGTTGTQVSTTTVTLSPTSVTAGTAVTVTATVANGGTANSTVPTGTVQFLVDNVASGGAVSLASGVATLSLSTTALASGSHTVSAAYSGDAVYASSKGSVSLDVTSATTGDFTLTPATTTVTVKSGADASGVLYTVTPVNGFTGSVTFSASTSDNLNATYSFSPLTVTISSTTPATSTLTLSAYVANAKTGSGRLRLKPVGSASLEKPTQPIRRTWYAGSGVALGCMLLLMVPRRRRWTGLFVAVLALGAVSMMTGCGDNSSSVAGTTNTTPGTYTVDVTATGTSSTGTTVSHTSTVTFVVQ from the coding sequence ATGCTTAAGTTTTTGTTTCGCCGTCTCCTCCCCGCGCTGGCAAGCCTTAGCGTGATTGCGCCTGGTGCCCAGGCCGCCGTACAAAACAGGATCGCCGCAGTTGGAAGTTCACAGGCAGTCGCTTTGGCGCACTCCGTCTCGCCGAAGGTGAGCAGCGCCGGAATGACAGACCTTGGCGAAGCTGATGGAACGAAGGCGCTGAGCACGATCACGCTGCGCTTCGCGATGACGGCTGCACAGAAGGCGGGGCTGATTCAATTGCTAGAGGACCAGCAGAATCCGGCGTCTTCGAAGTATCACCAGTGGTTGACGCCGGAACAGTTCGCGGCGAAGTTCGGGATGAGCAGCGGCGATCTTGCGACGGTTTCGCAGTGGCTGACCGGACAGGGCTTCAAGGTGACGGAAGTAGCGCGGAGCGGAACGTTTATCCAGGCGAGCGGCACAGTGGCGCAGGCGCAGGCCGCCTTCAAGACGAGCATCCACAGGGTTTCGGTGAACGGCGAGGAGCATATTGCGAATGTAACTCCAGTGACCTTGCCGGCGGGAATCGCCAGTGTTGTGGGGAGCGTCTCCGGGCTTGATGACTTCCGGCTGAAGCCGCATCTGCGGGTACACCAGGTGCCGGCGATCACCAGCCCGAAGTTCACATCGTCTGTCTCCGGCAACAACTATGTCGCCCCGGGGGACTTCTACACGATCTACGATGAGAAGCCGTTGCTCTCGAGCTCGATCAATGGCACGGGGATTACGATAGCAGTCGCCGGACAGACGGACATCAGCTTGTCGGACGTGACGGCGTTTCGGTCGGCTGCGGGACTGAGCACGAATTTGCCGACGGTGAAGCTGTATGGCAACGACCCTGGAACTCCGTTGACGGACGGGGTGGCAGATGACGAATCGGAGGCAGACCTCGACATTGAGTGGTCGGGTGCGGTGGCTCCTTCGGCGTCGATCCTGTACGTAAACTCAACAGACGTCTTCAATTCTCTGACGCAGATTATCGATAACAAGCTGGCGCCGATCGCATCGATCAGTTATGGAGATTGCGAGTCGAATGAAGGCACTTCGACTCTGGAGTCGTACAACGCGCTGTTCATGCAGGCGAACGCACAAGGGATCACGATCGTTGGACCAGCGGGAGACTCGGGGGCGACGGATTGCGACTATCAAGTCACGAGCGCCACGCAGGGCCTTGCAGTGGACTTTCCGGCAAGTTCGCCGTACGTGACTGGTATGGGCGGAACGATGTTCAACGAGGGAACCGGCACTTACTGGGAGGCGGCTTCGGGGAGCGATGTGATCAACTCGGCGACCTCCTACATTCCGGAGAATGTTTGGAACGAGACTGCGGTGGACATTGCAGCTGGCGGATACCTGAGCGCGGGTGGTGGCGGGTTCAGCTCGTACTTTACGAAGCCGTACTGGCAGACGGGAACGGGAGTGCCCAATGACTTCGCCAGGGACGTTCCTGATCTGGCGTTGAATGCGGCGGCCGACCACGATGGATATCTCTTCTGCTCGCAGGGTTCCTGCGTCAATGGCTTCCGGACGGCTTCGGGAAACCTGAATGTTGTTGGCGGGACGTCGGTGTCCACACCGGCCTTCGCAGCGATTCTGGCGCTTGTCGAGCAGAAGATTGGATCGTCGATCGGGAACGCCAATCCGGTGATCTATGCGCTGGCGAACAGCACGTATTACAACACCGACTTTCATGATGTGACGGTCGGCAATAATGCGAGCCCGTGTACGGCGGGGACGAAGGATTGCCCCTCTGGTGGGAGCATTGGCTATAGCGCGAACGTCGGTTACGACCAGGCGACGGGATGGGGTTCGGTGGATGCCTATAACCTTGTCAACACGTGGAGTTTGGTGACGCCGATATCGTCCGGTACGACGGGCACCCAGGTTTCAACGACGACGGTGACGTTGAGCCCAACATCAGTTACGGCGGGCACTGCGGTGACGGTTACAGCGACGGTTGCAAATGGCGGAACGGCGAACTCGACCGTACCGACCGGAACAGTACAGTTCCTGGTGGATAACGTCGCTTCGGGCGGCGCGGTGTCGCTGGCAAGCGGCGTAGCGACTTTGTCGCTTTCCACGACCGCGCTTGCATCGGGAAGTCACACGGTCTCGGCAGCTTACTCAGGCGATGCAGTCTATGCCTCGTCGAAAGGATCGGTGAGCCTCGATGTAACCTCGGCGACGACCGGTGATTTCACCTTGACTCCGGCGACGACGACGGTCACGGTGAAGTCGGGTGCCGATGCATCGGGCGTTCTGTACACGGTGACGCCGGTCAACGGCTTCACAGGATCGGTGACGTTCTCCGCCAGTACTTCGGACAACCTGAATGCGACGTACTCGTTCTCGCCGTTGACGGTCACGATTTCGTCGACAACCCCTGCGACATCGACACTGACGCTTTCAGCCTATGTGGCGAATGCCAAGACGGGGAGCGGGCGGCTTCGGTTGAAGCCGGTTGGTTCGGCCTCTCTGGAGAAGCCGACGCAGCCCATTCGGCGGACCTGGTACGCGGGGTCTGGAGTTGCGCTTGGTTGCATGTTGCTGCTGATGGTTCCGAGGCGCCGGCGTTGGACCGGGCTCTTCGTCGCAGTGCTGGCGCTGGGGGCGGTATCGATGATGACAGGGTGCGGCGACAACTCCTCGTCGGTTGCGGGAACTACGAATACGACCCCCGGGACCTACACAGTCGATGTGACTGCGACGGGGACCAGTTCCACGGGCACGACGGTGTCGCATACCTCGACGGTGACGTTTGTCGTGCAATAG